The following coding sequences lie in one Xanthomonas hyacinthi genomic window:
- the purN gene encoding phosphoribosylglycinamide formyltransferase → MTIRLAVLVSGRGSNLQALLDAIAAGALDAQLVGVFSDRAQAPALARVAPAQRWAAAPNRFPDRAGFDQALGDAVAAVQPDWIVCAGYMRILGAGFVQRFAGRLLNIHPSLLPKYRGLHTHALALAAGDAEHGASVHFVVPELDAGAVIAQVRVPVQAGDRAEDLAQRLLPREHQLLCAVLQLAAAGRLAERDGSVWLDGQCRFSPLRLDCQGMLIP, encoded by the coding sequence ATGACGATCCGCCTGGCGGTGCTGGTTTCCGGCCGCGGCTCCAACCTGCAGGCGCTGCTCGATGCGATCGCCGCCGGCGCGCTGGACGCGCAGCTGGTCGGCGTGTTCAGCGACCGCGCGCAGGCACCGGCGCTGGCCAGGGTGGCGCCGGCGCAGCGCTGGGCGGCGGCGCCGAACCGCTTCCCCGACCGCGCCGGCTTCGACCAGGCGCTGGGCGACGCGGTCGCCGCCGTGCAGCCGGACTGGATCGTCTGCGCCGGCTACATGCGCATCCTCGGCGCCGGCTTCGTGCAGCGCTTCGCCGGCCGCCTGCTCAACATCCACCCCTCGCTGCTGCCCAAGTACCGCGGCCTGCACACGCATGCGCTGGCGCTGGCGGCCGGCGACGCCGAACACGGCGCCAGCGTGCACTTCGTGGTGCCGGAACTGGATGCCGGCGCGGTGATCGCGCAGGTGCGGGTGCCGGTGCAGGCCGGCGACCGCGCGGAGGATCTGGCGCAGCGCCTGCTGCCGCGCGAGCACCAGTTGCTGTGCGCGGTGCTGCAGCTGGCCGCGGCTGGACGCCTGGCTGAACGGGACGGCAGCGTCTGGCTCGACGGTCAGTGCCGGTTTAGTCCGCTGCGCCTAGATTGCCAGGGCATGCTGATTCCCTGA
- a CDS encoding DUF3108 domain-containing protein, protein MKSLPRQFAVLAVASLGLLAPAVGALAQRAPAPATSAPAAPTAPVPAAAPGLQAEPWTPPPLQPFVATYQALYKGKQAGDARMQVSHSGGDEWRVDLGVQGRSGFASILGLNLEQSTVFRTQDGRYVPQSQSTVKKAIFFGKKVTGVYDWGQGVARWDGDLKKDRQQPIPLQPGDQSALLINLSIMRDAQPGKTMSYRFVDVGRVREHIYHAAEQTETVQIGDISYDALRVSRTNGGKNETILWIANGVPTPVRILQREDGEDRIDLRLTEYQGV, encoded by the coding sequence ATGAAGTCCCTCCCGCGTCAGTTCGCTGTTCTCGCCGTGGCCAGTCTCGGCCTGCTGGCGCCGGCCGTCGGCGCGCTCGCGCAGCGCGCGCCGGCGCCGGCGACATCCGCGCCGGCAGCGCCGACCGCGCCCGTTCCGGCCGCCGCGCCGGGGCTGCAGGCCGAACCCTGGACGCCGCCGCCGCTGCAGCCATTCGTGGCCACCTACCAGGCGCTGTACAAGGGCAAGCAGGCCGGCGATGCGCGCATGCAGGTCAGCCACAGCGGTGGCGACGAGTGGCGCGTGGACCTGGGCGTGCAGGGCCGCAGCGGCTTCGCCAGCATCCTCGGCCTCAACCTCGAGCAGAGCACGGTGTTCCGCACCCAGGACGGGCGCTACGTGCCGCAGAGCCAGAGCACGGTGAAGAAGGCGATCTTTTTCGGCAAGAAGGTCACCGGCGTCTACGACTGGGGCCAGGGCGTGGCGCGCTGGGACGGCGACCTGAAGAAGGACCGCCAGCAGCCGATCCCGCTGCAGCCCGGCGACCAGAGCGCGCTGCTGATCAACCTGTCGATCATGCGCGACGCGCAGCCGGGCAAGACCATGAGCTACCGCTTCGTCGACGTCGGCCGGGTGCGCGAGCACATCTACCACGCCGCCGAGCAGACCGAGACGGTGCAGATCGGCGATATCAGCTACGACGCGCTGCGCGTGTCGCGCACCAATGGCGGCAAGAATGAGACCATCCTGTGGATCGCCAACGGTGTGCCGACGCCGGTGCGCATCCTGCAGCGCGAAGACGGCGAAGACCGCATCGACCTGCGCCTGACCGAATACCAAGGAGTCTGA
- a CDS encoding DUF3108 domain-containing protein — translation MTRIARPRSALAAALLAMASLPALALEPFKADYQASYMGMQANGLMTLASEGGNRWRYSLSIKNQVADLSQSTVFEEKGGQLRPLSSDDRSLFLIRKKAVTANYDWNTAQATWAGDVKPDRRGPVKLQPGDMDALLINLAIARDVNAGKTPSYRMVDEGRAKPMTYHVAGKEAISVNGKREQATKVSRSDGAKEIIAWIVPDMPVPVRILQRENGQDALDLTIKTLH, via the coding sequence ATGACACGCATCGCCCGCCCGCGGTCCGCCCTCGCCGCCGCCCTGCTGGCCATGGCCAGCCTGCCCGCCCTGGCGCTGGAGCCGTTCAAGGCCGACTACCAGGCCAGCTACATGGGCATGCAGGCCAACGGCTTGATGACCCTGGCCAGCGAAGGCGGCAACCGCTGGCGCTACAGCCTGTCGATCAAGAACCAGGTCGCCGACCTGAGCCAGAGCACCGTGTTCGAGGAGAAAGGCGGGCAACTGCGTCCGCTCAGCAGCGACGACCGCTCGCTGTTCCTGATCAGGAAGAAGGCGGTGACCGCCAATTACGACTGGAACACCGCGCAGGCGACCTGGGCCGGCGACGTCAAGCCCGACCGCCGCGGCCCGGTGAAGCTGCAGCCGGGCGACATGGATGCGCTGCTGATCAATCTGGCGATCGCGCGCGACGTCAACGCCGGCAAGACCCCCAGCTACCGCATGGTCGACGAGGGCCGCGCCAAGCCGATGACCTACCACGTGGCCGGCAAGGAAGCCATCAGCGTCAACGGCAAGCGCGAGCAGGCGACCAAGGTCAGCCGCAGCGACGGCGCCAAGGAGATCATCGCCTGGATCGTGCCGGACATGCCGGTGCCGGTGCGCATCCTGCAGCGCGAGAACGGCCAGGACGCGCTGGACCTGACCATCAAGACGCTGCACTGA
- the murA gene encoding UDP-N-acetylglucosamine 1-carboxyvinyltransferase, producing the protein MAKIVVTGGNALHGEVNISGAKNAVLPILCATLLADAPVEITNVPQLHDVITTVKLLGELGAEVTIDEGTLARGSAITVDPRKVDQHVAPYELVRTMRASILVLGPLLAKFGAAEVSLPGGCAIGSRPVDQHIKGLQALGAEISVENGYIKATSNGRLKGGRYVFDMVSVTGTENVLMAATLADGTTVLENAAMEPEVADLADCLIALGARIEGAGTSRIVVQGVARLSGGRHAVLPDRIETGTFLVAAAMTGGSVTVRRARADTLDAVLDKLSEAGASIETGPDWIRLDMHDKRPRAVSLTTAPYPAFPTDMQAQFMALNCVADGVGVINETIFENRFMHVNELLRLGADIQVEGHTAIVRGSERLSGAPVMATDLRASASLILAGLVADGDTSIDRIYHLDRGYENIEEKLGALGASIRRIA; encoded by the coding sequence ATGGCCAAAATCGTAGTGACCGGCGGCAACGCGCTGCACGGTGAAGTGAACATTTCCGGCGCCAAGAACGCGGTGCTGCCGATCCTGTGCGCGACCCTGCTGGCCGATGCGCCGGTGGAGATCACCAACGTGCCGCAGCTGCACGACGTGATCACCACGGTGAAGCTGCTCGGCGAACTGGGCGCCGAAGTCACCATCGACGAAGGCACCCTGGCGCGCGGCAGCGCGATCACCGTCGATCCGCGCAAGGTCGACCAGCACGTCGCGCCGTACGAACTGGTGCGCACCATGCGCGCCTCGATCCTGGTGCTGGGCCCGCTGCTGGCCAAGTTCGGCGCCGCGGAAGTGTCGCTGCCCGGCGGCTGCGCGATCGGCTCGCGGCCGGTGGACCAGCACATCAAGGGCCTGCAGGCGCTGGGCGCGGAGATCAGCGTCGAGAACGGCTACATCAAGGCCACCAGCAACGGCCGGCTCAAGGGCGGCCGCTACGTGTTCGACATGGTCAGCGTCACCGGCACCGAGAACGTGCTGATGGCCGCGACCCTGGCCGACGGCACCACGGTGCTGGAGAACGCGGCGATGGAGCCGGAAGTCGCCGACCTGGCCGACTGCCTGATCGCGCTCGGCGCCAGGATCGAAGGCGCCGGCACCTCGCGCATCGTGGTGCAGGGCGTGGCGCGCCTGTCCGGCGGCCGCCACGCGGTGCTGCCCGACCGCATCGAGACCGGCACCTTCCTGGTCGCCGCGGCGATGACCGGCGGCAGCGTCACCGTGCGCCGCGCGCGTGCCGACACGCTCGACGCGGTGCTCGACAAGCTGAGCGAGGCCGGCGCCAGCATCGAGACCGGCCCGGACTGGATCCGCCTGGACATGCACGACAAGCGCCCGCGCGCGGTCAGCCTGACCACCGCGCCGTACCCGGCGTTCCCCACCGACATGCAGGCGCAATTCATGGCGCTCAACTGCGTGGCCGACGGCGTCGGCGTGATCAACGAGACGATCTTCGAGAACCGCTTCATGCACGTCAACGAACTGCTGCGCCTGGGCGCGGACATCCAGGTCGAAGGCCACACCGCGATCGTGCGCGGCAGCGAGCGGCTCAGCGGCGCGCCGGTGATGGCCACCGACCTGCGCGCCTCGGCCTCGCTGATCCTGGCCGGGCTGGTCGCCGACGGCGATACCAGCATCGACCGCATCTACCACCTGGACCGTGGCTACGAGAACATCGAGGAGAAGCTGGGGGCGCTGGGCGCGTCGATCCGGCGCATCGCATGA
- a CDS encoding BolA family protein, with the protein MDAETIRKLIEAGLPGARVQVQGDDGVHFEATVVSAAFAGKLPLARHRMVYATLGELMGGAIHALALTTQTPDQAG; encoded by the coding sequence TTGGACGCCGAAACCATCCGTAAACTGATCGAGGCCGGCCTGCCTGGCGCGCGCGTGCAGGTGCAGGGCGACGACGGCGTGCACTTCGAGGCCACCGTGGTCAGCGCGGCCTTCGCCGGCAAGCTGCCGCTGGCCCGCCACCGCATGGTGTACGCGACGCTGGGCGAGCTGATGGGCGGGGCGATCCATGCGCTGGCGCTGACCACGCAGACCCCCGACCAGGCTGGCTGA
- a CDS encoding KpsF/GutQ family sugar-phosphate isomerase yields the protein MAVSPLSPDAIDDASLVASGRRVVEIEQAALGAVGARIGAAFAAACRLILASHGRVVATGMGKSGHVARKIAATLASTGTPAFYVHPGEAGHGDLGMITDADVVLALSYSGESDEILMLLPVLKRQGNAVIAMTGRAQSTLAREADLHLDVSVPAEACPLDLAPTSSTTASLALGDALAVALLDARGFTADDFARSHPAGSLGRRLLLHITDVMHGGDELPRVREDASLSEALVEMSRKRLGMTAVVDGDGRLLGLFTDGDLRRTLDSALDVRQTRIADVMTRQPRTIGADQLAAEAARLMETHKITGLIVVDGAGRAVGALNIHDLLRARVV from the coding sequence ATGGCTGTATCGCCCCTGTCCCCCGACGCGATCGACGACGCCAGCCTGGTCGCCAGCGGCCGCCGCGTGGTCGAGATCGAGCAGGCCGCGCTGGGCGCGGTCGGCGCGCGCATCGGCGCCGCGTTCGCCGCCGCCTGCCGGCTGATCCTGGCCTCGCACGGGCGCGTGGTCGCCACCGGCATGGGCAAGTCCGGGCACGTGGCGCGCAAGATCGCCGCCACCCTCGCCTCCACCGGCACCCCGGCGTTCTACGTGCATCCGGGCGAGGCCGGGCACGGCGACCTGGGCATGATCACCGATGCCGACGTGGTCCTGGCGCTGTCCTATTCTGGCGAGTCCGACGAAATCCTGATGCTGCTGCCGGTGCTCAAGCGCCAGGGCAACGCGGTGATCGCGATGACCGGCCGCGCCCAGTCCACGCTGGCGCGCGAGGCCGACCTGCACCTGGACGTCAGCGTCCCCGCCGAGGCCTGCCCGCTGGACCTGGCGCCGACCTCCAGCACCACCGCCTCGCTGGCGCTGGGCGATGCGCTGGCGGTGGCGCTGCTGGACGCGCGCGGCTTCACCGCCGACGACTTCGCCCGCTCGCACCCGGCCGGCAGCCTCGGCCGGCGCCTGCTGCTGCACATCACCGACGTGATGCACGGCGGCGACGAACTGCCGCGGGTGCGCGAGGATGCCAGCCTCAGCGAGGCGCTGGTGGAGATGAGCCGCAAGCGCCTGGGCATGACCGCCGTGGTCGACGGCGACGGCCGCCTGCTCGGCCTGTTCACCGACGGCGACCTGCGCCGCACCCTGGACAGCGCACTGGACGTGCGCCAGACCCGCATCGCCGACGTGATGACCCGGCAGCCGCGCACGATCGGCGCCGACCAGCTCGCCGCCGAGGCCGCGCGGCTGATGGAAACCCATAAGATCACCGGCTTGATCGTGGTCGATGGCGCCGGCCGCGCGGTCGGCGCGCTCAACATTCACGACCTGTTGCGCGCCAGAGTGGTCTAA
- a CDS encoding KdsC family phosphatase: MPYSPLADLPADLIDRAARIRLACFDVDGTLTDGRLYYDRDGNESKAFNVLDGQGLVQLRRHGIAVALITARPSLAAEKRGQELGLLVQIGVKDKRAGVQALCDERGLSLDQVCFMGDDLPDLAPLRVVGLAVAPANAHPWTAERVHWLTRARGGEGAARELCDLLLAAQGHVPSLLQEHGA, translated from the coding sequence ATGCCCTATTCCCCGCTGGCCGACCTCCCCGCCGACCTGATCGACCGTGCCGCGCGGATCCGCCTGGCGTGCTTCGACGTGGACGGCACGCTGACCGACGGCCGCCTGTACTACGACCGCGACGGCAACGAGAGCAAGGCGTTCAACGTGCTCGACGGCCAGGGCCTGGTGCAGCTGCGCCGGCACGGCATCGCCGTGGCGCTGATCACCGCGCGGCCCAGCCTGGCCGCGGAAAAGCGCGGCCAGGAACTGGGCCTGCTGGTGCAGATCGGGGTCAAGGACAAGCGCGCCGGGGTGCAGGCGCTATGCGACGAACGCGGGCTGAGCCTGGACCAGGTGTGCTTCATGGGCGACGACCTGCCGGATCTGGCGCCGCTGCGCGTGGTCGGCCTGGCGGTAGCCCCGGCCAATGCGCACCCGTGGACCGCCGAGCGCGTGCACTGGCTGACCCGCGCCCGCGGCGGCGAAGGCGCCGCGCGCGAACTGTGCGACCTGCTGCTGGCCGCGCAAGGCCACGTCCCCTCCCTGCTGCAGGAGCATGGCGCATGA
- the lptC gene encoding LPS export ABC transporter periplasmic protein LptC, producing MNWRTVLGGLLLVAAVVSGWSAWHQRSKRVPTTDDEARSDYIAHDFQIVALDKQGKESMTLRAPQMERSRADQTMAIETPLFLLPDANGQHWEMRSKTGWVSADGNELRLRGDVAGDSPKVPSIPPTTFRSQSLDVFPQTSTARTAEPVSMTRPGMMQSGVGFEADLKTRQYKLLSQVKTRYEPNAAR from the coding sequence ATGAACTGGCGCACCGTTCTCGGCGGCCTGCTGCTGGTCGCGGCCGTGGTCAGCGGCTGGTCGGCCTGGCACCAGCGCAGCAAGCGGGTGCCGACGACGGACGACGAAGCGCGCTCGGACTACATCGCGCACGACTTCCAGATCGTGGCGCTGGACAAGCAGGGCAAGGAGTCGATGACCCTGCGCGCGCCGCAGATGGAACGCAGCCGCGCCGACCAGACCATGGCGATCGAGACCCCGCTGTTCCTGCTGCCCGACGCCAATGGCCAGCACTGGGAAATGCGCAGCAAGACCGGCTGGGTCAGCGCCGACGGCAACGAACTGCGCCTGCGCGGCGACGTCGCCGGCGACAGCCCCAAGGTCCCCAGCATCCCGCCCACCACCTTCCGCAGCCAGAGCCTGGACGTCTTCCCGCAGACCAGTACCGCGCGCACCGCCGAACCGGTCAGCATGACCCGGCCCGGTATGATGCAGTCCGGTGTCGGCTTCGAAGCCGACTTGAAGACCCGGCAGTACAAGCTCCTTTCACAGGTCAAGACCCGCTATGAACCCAACGCTGCCCGCTAA
- the lptA gene encoding lipopolysaccharide transport periplasmic protein LptA gives MNPTLPAKLALLALLLPAVAMAKSTDRNQPMDITSASQSGNMLDDNGKIRYTGNVVIIQGTLEIHADTADLFRKDGDIDRVVLTGKQATLKQQMDDGSPMDAVADNIDYKVGTDTVVLTGNYRMTSPKGTNAGQRMVYNTKTGDMQGGGDGTRVHTVIQPKNAAPAAAPAAGAKPAAKPAATPAKPTTPAKQGGQ, from the coding sequence ATGAACCCAACGCTGCCCGCTAAGCTCGCGCTGCTCGCCCTGCTGCTGCCCGCCGTGGCGATGGCCAAGTCGACCGATCGCAATCAGCCGATGGACATCACCTCCGCCAGCCAGAGCGGCAACATGCTCGACGACAATGGCAAGATCCGCTACACGGGCAATGTCGTCATCATCCAGGGCACGCTCGAAATCCACGCCGACACCGCCGACCTGTTCCGCAAGGATGGCGACATCGACCGCGTCGTGCTGACCGGCAAGCAGGCCACGCTGAAGCAGCAAATGGACGACGGCTCGCCGATGGACGCCGTGGCCGACAACATCGACTACAAGGTCGGCACCGACACCGTGGTGTTGACCGGCAACTACCGCATGACCTCGCCCAAGGGCACCAACGCCGGCCAGCGCATGGTCTACAACACCAAGACCGGCGACATGCAGGGCGGCGGCGACGGCACCCGCGTGCACACGGTGATCCAGCCGAAGAACGCCGCGCCCGCCGCGGCCCCGGCCGCCGGCGCCAAGCCGGCCGCCAAGCCGGCCGCGACGCCGGCCAAGCCCACCACCCCGGCCAAGCAGGGAGGCCAGTGA